Proteins found in one Astyanax mexicanus isolate ESR-SI-001 unplaced genomic scaffold, AstMex3_surface scaffold_62, whole genome shotgun sequence genomic segment:
- the LOC103036555 gene encoding serine-rich coiled-coil domain-containing protein 2 isoform X1 yields MEHKALGKPFTVSRLPKFGSRPVNPPGSLPNGTVHSRLPPEVRSSSGKFSGVVRPSSSSIKYGSSGTPPNQELPSEKRENRVVHSPGSRANKKPYPSLKTGNRSASTGSPKPAPESLRSTSNTKTGSTSPCGFKLTQNGTADSIGGGPRLQKSRDNTSSSNGVPHSGGMVRSQSFSHFRQRLPGSSAIPRSFSFNKAVELAKPLPNTQLCPVRMLGLKPPQCISSSRLGVGFGKSFTDHLSARAPFSGCSTPPSGSKKPSLSSNVLRKPLSLSHTLSHVITAKPQRPHVGGTNQEITPPGSGPDGEQFGKSSPADVPDGSEEMSVSSASSDRNYTCEDLLDDFDHMGGAVSFSSLELSPSSSGGTYIWDEEMMEPLGHNTHSNTHTHIDTHNTHSQHCSCSILSRMDGEKNHVFDLQNDKILTTDHPQNRASYREEPQWRNSRENHLQNHNWLLLLEGFNGSPEVQSGGHMVALEECSVEQMLEDCSSVKAQLLQLQLLLQMEEIDVGMNSKEWSGVNSAPSYQKKDILKEVTSVREDLKNKDEITKQQRRQKLQLQKLHPSRPPESSTTSGTFSKFSLHRGPQ; encoded by the exons ATGGAACACAAGGCTTTGGGTAAACCCTTTACAGTTTCCAGACTACCAAAGTTTGGTTCTCGGCCTGTGAACCCCCCCGGCTCTCTGCCAAATGGTACCGTCCACTCTCGGCTGCCCCCCGAGGTCAGGAGCAGCTCTGGAAAGTTCAGTGGAGTGGTTCGGCCCTCGTCCAGCTCCATAAAGTATGGCAGCTCTGGCACGCCCCCAAATCAGGAGCTTCCCAGTGAGAAACGAGAGAATCGTGTCGTTCACTCTCCAGGATCTCGAGCGAACAAGAAACCTTACCCCTCACTAAAGACAGGAAACAGATCTGCCTCAACAGGAAGTCCAAAACCAGCACCTGAATCCCTGAGGTCCACCTCAAACACTAAAACCGGCTCTACCTCACCTTGTGGCTTTAAACTGACCCAGAATGGAACTGCAGACTCTATCGGTGGAGGTCCGAGACTCCAGAAGTCGAGAGATAATACGAGCTCCAGTAACGGCGTTCCTCATTCTGGCGGGATGGTGCGCTCACAAAGTTTCAGTCACTTCAGACAGCGTCTGCCTGGATCTTCAGCCATTCCACGATCCTTCTCCTTCAACAAGGCCGTAGAACTCGCCAAGCCTCTACCCAACACCCAGCTCTGCCCTGTTAGAATGCTGGGACTCAAACCCCCAcaatgcatcagtagcagtagACTGGGTGTTGGCtttgggaagagttttactgatcACTTATCTGCTAGAGCGCCTTTTTCAGGGTGTTCTACGCCCCCTAGTGGCTCAAAGAAACCTTCACTTTCCAGCAATGTGCTGAGGAAGCCCTTGTCTCTGAGCCACACACTGTCCCATGTGATCACTGCTAAACCACAGCGCCCACATGTGGGAGGGACGAACCAAGAAATAACCCCACCAGGGTCCGGTCCGGATGGTGAGCAG TTTGGGAAATCGTCTCCAGCTGACGTTCCTGACGGATCAGAGGAAATGTCTGTTTCTTCTGCTTCCTCAGATAGAAACTATACCTGTGAGGACCTGCTGGACGACTTTGATCACATGG GTGGCGCTGTGAGCTTTTCCTCTCTGGAGCTCTCGCCCTCCAGCTCTGGAGGAACATACATATGGGACGAAGAGATGATGGAGCCACTcggacacaacacacactcaaacacacacacacacattgacacacacaacacacactcacagcactGCAGCTGCAGCATCTTGAGCAGAATG GACGGAGAGAAAAATCATGTGTTTGATCTGCAGAACGACAAGATACTGACCACGGATCATCCTCAGAACAGAGCATCATACAGag aggAACCCCAGTGGAGAAACAGCAGAGAGAACCATTTACAGAACCACAACTG gCTGTTGCTGTTGGAGGGTTTTAATGGGTCTCCTGAAGTTCAGTCAGGTGGTCACATGGTGGCGCTAGAGGAGTGCTCTGTGGAGCAGATGCTGGAGGACTGCTCTTCAGTAAAAGCTCAGCTGCTGCAGCTCCAGCTTCTGCTGCAG atggagGAAATTGACGTTGGAATGAACAGTAAAGAATGGAGTGGAGTAAATAGCGCCCCTTCCTACCAG AAGAAGGATATTCtgaaggaagtgacatcagtcaGGGAGGATCTGAAAAACAAAGACGAAATTACTAAACAACAACGACGACAAAAGCTTCAG CTTCAAAAATTGCATCCCTCCCGACCTCCAGAATCCTCAACAACTTCAGGAACCTTCAGCAAGTTCAGCCTCCATCGGGGTCCTCAATAA
- the LOC103036555 gene encoding serine-rich coiled-coil domain-containing protein 2 isoform X3, producing the protein MEHKALGKPFTVSRLPKFGSRPVNPPGSLPNGTVHSRLPPEVRSSSGKFSGVVRPSSSSIKYGSSGTPPNQELPSEKRENRVVHSPGSRANKKPYPSLKTGNRSASTGSPKPAPESLRSTSNTKTGSTSPCGFKLTQNGTADSIGGGPRLQKSRDNTSSSNGVPHSGGMVRSQSFSHFRQRLPGSSAIPRSFSFNKAVELAKPLPNTQLCPVRMLGLKPPQCISSSRLGVGFGKSFTDHLSARAPFSGCSTPPSGSKKPSLSSNVLRKPLSLSHTLSHVITAKPQRPHVGGTNQEITPPGSGPDGEQFGKSSPADVPDGSEEMSVSSASSDRNYTCEDLLDDFDHMGGAVSFSSLELSPSSSGGTYIWDEEMMEPLGHNTHSNTHTHIDTHNTHSQHCSCSILSRMDGEKNHVFDLQNDKILTTDHPQNRASYREEPQWRNSRENHLQNHNWLLLLEGFNGSPEVQSGGHMVALEECSVEQMLEDCSSVKAQLLQLQLLLQLQKLHPSRPPESSTTSGTFSKFSLHRGPQ; encoded by the exons ATGGAACACAAGGCTTTGGGTAAACCCTTTACAGTTTCCAGACTACCAAAGTTTGGTTCTCGGCCTGTGAACCCCCCCGGCTCTCTGCCAAATGGTACCGTCCACTCTCGGCTGCCCCCCGAGGTCAGGAGCAGCTCTGGAAAGTTCAGTGGAGTGGTTCGGCCCTCGTCCAGCTCCATAAAGTATGGCAGCTCTGGCACGCCCCCAAATCAGGAGCTTCCCAGTGAGAAACGAGAGAATCGTGTCGTTCACTCTCCAGGATCTCGAGCGAACAAGAAACCTTACCCCTCACTAAAGACAGGAAACAGATCTGCCTCAACAGGAAGTCCAAAACCAGCACCTGAATCCCTGAGGTCCACCTCAAACACTAAAACCGGCTCTACCTCACCTTGTGGCTTTAAACTGACCCAGAATGGAACTGCAGACTCTATCGGTGGAGGTCCGAGACTCCAGAAGTCGAGAGATAATACGAGCTCCAGTAACGGCGTTCCTCATTCTGGCGGGATGGTGCGCTCACAAAGTTTCAGTCACTTCAGACAGCGTCTGCCTGGATCTTCAGCCATTCCACGATCCTTCTCCTTCAACAAGGCCGTAGAACTCGCCAAGCCTCTACCCAACACCCAGCTCTGCCCTGTTAGAATGCTGGGACTCAAACCCCCAcaatgcatcagtagcagtagACTGGGTGTTGGCtttgggaagagttttactgatcACTTATCTGCTAGAGCGCCTTTTTCAGGGTGTTCTACGCCCCCTAGTGGCTCAAAGAAACCTTCACTTTCCAGCAATGTGCTGAGGAAGCCCTTGTCTCTGAGCCACACACTGTCCCATGTGATCACTGCTAAACCACAGCGCCCACATGTGGGAGGGACGAACCAAGAAATAACCCCACCAGGGTCCGGTCCGGATGGTGAGCAG TTTGGGAAATCGTCTCCAGCTGACGTTCCTGACGGATCAGAGGAAATGTCTGTTTCTTCTGCTTCCTCAGATAGAAACTATACCTGTGAGGACCTGCTGGACGACTTTGATCACATGG GTGGCGCTGTGAGCTTTTCCTCTCTGGAGCTCTCGCCCTCCAGCTCTGGAGGAACATACATATGGGACGAAGAGATGATGGAGCCACTcggacacaacacacactcaaacacacacacacacattgacacacacaacacacactcacagcactGCAGCTGCAGCATCTTGAGCAGAATG GACGGAGAGAAAAATCATGTGTTTGATCTGCAGAACGACAAGATACTGACCACGGATCATCCTCAGAACAGAGCATCATACAGag aggAACCCCAGTGGAGAAACAGCAGAGAGAACCATTTACAGAACCACAACTG gCTGTTGCTGTTGGAGGGTTTTAATGGGTCTCCTGAAGTTCAGTCAGGTGGTCACATGGTGGCGCTAGAGGAGTGCTCTGTGGAGCAGATGCTGGAGGACTGCTCTTCAGTAAAAGCTCAGCTGCTGCAGCTCCAGCTTCTGCTGCAG CTTCAAAAATTGCATCCCTCCCGACCTCCAGAATCCTCAACAACTTCAGGAACCTTCAGCAAGTTCAGCCTCCATCGGGGTCCTCAATAA
- the LOC103036555 gene encoding serine-rich coiled-coil domain-containing protein 2 isoform X2 — MEHKALGKPFTVSRLPKFGSRPVNPPGSLPNGTVHSRLPPEVRSSSGKFSGVVRPSSSSIKYGSSGTPPNQELPSEKRENRVVHSPGSRANKKPYPSLKTGNRSASTGSPKPAPESLRSTSNTKTGSTSPCGFKLTQNGTADSIGGGPRLQKSRDNTSSSNGVPHSGGMVRSQSFSHFRQRLPGSSAIPRSFSFNKAVELAKPLPNTQLCPVRMLGLKPPQCISSSRLGVGFGKSFTDHLSARAPFSGCSTPPSGSKKPSLSSNVLRKPLSLSHTLSHVITAKPQRPHVGGTNQEITPPGSGPDGEQFGKSSPADVPDGSEEMSVSSASSDRNYTCEDLLDDFDHMGGAVSFSSLELSPSSSGGTYIWDEEMMEPLGHNTHSNTHTHIDTHNTHSQHCSCSILSRMNDKILTTDHPQNRASYREEPQWRNSRENHLQNHNWLLLLEGFNGSPEVQSGGHMVALEECSVEQMLEDCSSVKAQLLQLQLLLQMEEIDVGMNSKEWSGVNSAPSYQKKDILKEVTSVREDLKNKDEITKQQRRQKLQLQKLHPSRPPESSTTSGTFSKFSLHRGPQ; from the exons ATGGAACACAAGGCTTTGGGTAAACCCTTTACAGTTTCCAGACTACCAAAGTTTGGTTCTCGGCCTGTGAACCCCCCCGGCTCTCTGCCAAATGGTACCGTCCACTCTCGGCTGCCCCCCGAGGTCAGGAGCAGCTCTGGAAAGTTCAGTGGAGTGGTTCGGCCCTCGTCCAGCTCCATAAAGTATGGCAGCTCTGGCACGCCCCCAAATCAGGAGCTTCCCAGTGAGAAACGAGAGAATCGTGTCGTTCACTCTCCAGGATCTCGAGCGAACAAGAAACCTTACCCCTCACTAAAGACAGGAAACAGATCTGCCTCAACAGGAAGTCCAAAACCAGCACCTGAATCCCTGAGGTCCACCTCAAACACTAAAACCGGCTCTACCTCACCTTGTGGCTTTAAACTGACCCAGAATGGAACTGCAGACTCTATCGGTGGAGGTCCGAGACTCCAGAAGTCGAGAGATAATACGAGCTCCAGTAACGGCGTTCCTCATTCTGGCGGGATGGTGCGCTCACAAAGTTTCAGTCACTTCAGACAGCGTCTGCCTGGATCTTCAGCCATTCCACGATCCTTCTCCTTCAACAAGGCCGTAGAACTCGCCAAGCCTCTACCCAACACCCAGCTCTGCCCTGTTAGAATGCTGGGACTCAAACCCCCAcaatgcatcagtagcagtagACTGGGTGTTGGCtttgggaagagttttactgatcACTTATCTGCTAGAGCGCCTTTTTCAGGGTGTTCTACGCCCCCTAGTGGCTCAAAGAAACCTTCACTTTCCAGCAATGTGCTGAGGAAGCCCTTGTCTCTGAGCCACACACTGTCCCATGTGATCACTGCTAAACCACAGCGCCCACATGTGGGAGGGACGAACCAAGAAATAACCCCACCAGGGTCCGGTCCGGATGGTGAGCAG TTTGGGAAATCGTCTCCAGCTGACGTTCCTGACGGATCAGAGGAAATGTCTGTTTCTTCTGCTTCCTCAGATAGAAACTATACCTGTGAGGACCTGCTGGACGACTTTGATCACATGG GTGGCGCTGTGAGCTTTTCCTCTCTGGAGCTCTCGCCCTCCAGCTCTGGAGGAACATACATATGGGACGAAGAGATGATGGAGCCACTcggacacaacacacactcaaacacacacacacacattgacacacacaacacacactcacagcactGCAGCTGCAGCATCTTGAGCAGAATG AACGACAAGATACTGACCACGGATCATCCTCAGAACAGAGCATCATACAGag aggAACCCCAGTGGAGAAACAGCAGAGAGAACCATTTACAGAACCACAACTG gCTGTTGCTGTTGGAGGGTTTTAATGGGTCTCCTGAAGTTCAGTCAGGTGGTCACATGGTGGCGCTAGAGGAGTGCTCTGTGGAGCAGATGCTGGAGGACTGCTCTTCAGTAAAAGCTCAGCTGCTGCAGCTCCAGCTTCTGCTGCAG atggagGAAATTGACGTTGGAATGAACAGTAAAGAATGGAGTGGAGTAAATAGCGCCCCTTCCTACCAG AAGAAGGATATTCtgaaggaagtgacatcagtcaGGGAGGATCTGAAAAACAAAGACGAAATTACTAAACAACAACGACGACAAAAGCTTCAG CTTCAAAAATTGCATCCCTCCCGACCTCCAGAATCCTCAACAACTTCAGGAACCTTCAGCAAGTTCAGCCTCCATCGGGGTCCTCAATAA